The segment CCCAAAATCTTTACACATAGAGATTCTAATACAATGTTAAACTAATCATTGCTTTCTAGATAACTTATTTGTGTCTGTGCTGGTTGTCATGTTGCTGAGATTTTGAGAAGTTTGGTTCGAGCTATCCAATTTCCAGCTGAAGCACAAGTGTGACCTGTCACGAAAACATTAAAGTATGCTTTCCTTTTTGTTGCTATTGCAGTTATGGCTTGCACTTGTTATTGCCACAAATAGCAATGCATGGTTTGGCACAGCTGTGGTTGTGACCAACATGAGAAACTTCCCTCTCAGCAGGGGCACTGTTTCTGGCATTCTCAAAGGTTGCGCTGGGATCTCAGCTGCAGTATACACAGTGGTATATAGCCTGGTGCTTAAAGGCTCTGCTTCAAATCTCCTGCTCTTTCTTACACTTGTCATTCCCATTTTGTGTTTAGCTATGATGTACTTTATCCGGCCATGTACTCCAGCTTCTGGAGAAGACTCTTCAGAGCATGTCCATTTTCTCTTCACCCAAGCTGCAGTTATTCTACTTGCCATTTATCTCCTCGTAACCGCTATAATAGGGACTGTGGTTTCTCTTAGTGATGCTGTTTCCTACATTTTAGTGGCAATCGTGGTTATCTTTTTGATATCTCCTCTTGCAATTCCTGTCAAAATGACCATTTTTCCTTCAAGGCCCAGGAAAAACCCGCCATCTGATTCTTCAGATCATTTGGTGTTGGGGGAAGGTGAAACAACTCCAACAGATCCTTTGTTGACACCATCTTCATCTGCGACATCTCTAGGAAGTTTTTATGAGAATGACGATGCTTCAGATGTGGAAATACTTCTTGCTATGGGAGAGGGAGcagtgaagaagaaaaggaggccCAAGAGAGGTGAGGATTTCAAAATTCACGAGGCTCTTATCAAGGCAGATTTTTGGCTTCTTTGGGTGGTATACTTTCTTGGGGTTGGTTCTGGAGTTACTATTCTCAATAATTTGGCTCAAATTGGGGCTGCTTTTGGTCTTGAGGATACAACAATATTGCTTGCTCTCTTCGGCTTTTGCAATTTTGTTGGCCGCATTGGATCGGGCGCTGTTTCGGAACATTTTGTCAGGTTATTACTCGTTTACTTAATGTCAGATATTAAGTTGagatttgaaatattttcatttaaagaaGCACAATGATTGATGTTTTTAGGCATTCATTCCTAATGAAGCAATGCcagttttcttttatcatttgataGGACAAGCTTTTTCTGGACAATTCTTGGTTGTTTCATTGACGTGCAATTTCAATCTATTCTGTTCCTCCCCTGCCTTCTCAATTTTCTCTTCGTATTTACTAGTTTATGGCCCTATAATCTCCTAGTTCTGAATTTCAGGATTTTCTTGTTTATATGACGAAATCAAACATTATTGCAGGTCAAGAACAATTCCTCGAACCTTGTTGATGACATGCGCACATATAATTATGGCCGTAACGTTCATTCCTTTTGCATTAGCACTCGATGGTATTCTTTACACTGCTACTGCTCTTCTTGGCATCTCTTATGGGATTCTGTATGCTGTAATGGTGCCAACTGCCTCTGAACTTTTTGGCTTGAGACATTTTGGTTTGATATACAACGTTCTGCTGCTAGGCAATCCTGTTGGTGCACTACTTTTCTCAGGTATTCTTGCCGGTTATGTATACGACGCAGAAACTGCCAGGCAAGGAAGCTCTACTTGTTTAGGTCCTGATTGCTTCAAGGTAACATTCCTGGCTCTAGCTGGCTTCTGTGGACTGGGAACCGTCATGAGCATAATCTTAACAGTTAGAATATGGCCAGTTTACCAAATGCTTTATTCAGGGGGTTCTTACCATCTGCCTCAGAATTTAGGCCATTGATGAGTGTCAACTATTAGTTGTCACCTCAAAAACGTGGCGGGACACCCCTTTTTCTGCAAAGGACTGCTCGATCGGAGTCTTGTAGTGTGTAATGGCTTCGATTGGCTGTATAATTCTTCCTCTGCTTTTTGTAAATAACAAGGTAGTAATCTCTCGCATTCTACCAGGGAAGAGATGAGAAAAATGATAAATCCTATAGGTTGATTTCCATCCCCCAAAACCATGTGCCTCAACTGTACTCGAATGGTTAGATAATCATAGCAATTACGGAACTATACTTGTCTTGCATAAATAAATCCAAGGGCCAGATCGTTTTGTATTTCTGAATCCGAAGCTCTTTCCTTCATCTCTTATGGCAACTCTCCACGAGAAGAACCACCACAAATGCAGGTGGTAGCTGCATGAGTTCAAGGGGCGGAGCCCGGTCTGCCAAAACTGGCATCCCCAGCTGGTAGAAGGTTCCTTTCCCTAAGATCAATGAAGAAGGGAAAAAGGCGATGGGAGTTCATTCTTCTTCCTTCCATCTAACAGGAGCTCCCAACTGCTTGAAGTTCTGTGATCCAAAATTTCATCCTCAACCTCTAGAAAGTCACTTCTCATGGTTTCTTTATGCAAGGCATAACGCCATGCCTTCCGCGTCAAGGACCCAATAACACTACCATGCCCTTGTAAGAACATGTTCGGAAATATGACGAtataaaccatgttttttaaattttgaatattttttgttaaattttttttatattttttcaaattattttgatatattatattaataatatatttttttaaaaaaatattattttaatatatttttaaataaaaattattttaaatataatcgccatcacaattctaaaaaaatctaaaaagcagaaaatgaaaaaagtttttttaggaGGGCGAACAAGCCTAACAGCCATGGGTATAAAGGGATTCAAAAGTAACAGGGTGTATATGAAAATCTTTAGAACTTGGGGGACCAAAATCAGGAGTATTTatgaaactttaaaataatatctgcTATCAAAAATATAAGAGATCAAGCACGCATAGTTTTACTAGATAGGCCAAGTGTGCTTAACGcctaacccttttttttttcttctatttatggttttttttatattttattttttaaaataaatttttaatttagatttaaattaatatatattctctcttttaatctttttttatttagccttttttaaataaaaattatttttttgttattttctatacatttagtctttgaaaagattattttaatccatctataattttttctttttatattttatataaatagaaaaatatttattttttgataataattttaatacgtGTAAcattacatattatttttttcttttatttaattaattttatgtgtttatttttgttatcatttaattaaataaaaaattattttgataagtaAAGTCATTAAAGATAATCGGATTAAAGATCTATGTTATGAGATCATATATCttgatatataattaacaatatatatatatatatatatatatatatatatatatatatatatatcatctttatttattgttaattattattatttatttattaacatagtttttaatatttttaattatatttatacataacttttttaatttatattaaaaatcttcatgtataaaaatacattgaaaaaaatctatatataatttatttttaaaaaaaatctaacacatTGTAAAGTTGAAAtatgccaaaaaaaatatatataaatataattaacaagTGTCTCGACTACTTTCATTGAGCTCTGTACAAAAAGAATTGGGGCATTCAtaattatatagtttaatttattaaattttaaatttgtttttaaaaaattattaatttaagttttataaattttaaaattattgaaaatttatataattattaattttagtatcaatatactatatcaaaaatacatataaataaaaaaaattaaaaaaaatgggggCATACATATACGTCAGTCACTTTCAATTTAAGATTGTTCAGATGAGAGAAAGTAGAAAGTAACTAGTAAAAATGCCACATATAGTTGTGAAAGAAGGGAGGAAACCACCCTGGGTGGGCTTGGCAGCTGCAGTATGGGTTTTGATAGCAGCTGGGAATGCCTACAACTTCCCACTATACTCTCCTTCACTGAAATCAGTGTTGGGTTTTAACCAGCAGCAAATAACAATCTTGGGGGTGGCTAACGATATTGGAGAGAGTGTAGGTTTGCTCCCTGGCATTGCCTGCAACAAGTTCCCTCCATAGGCTCTGCTTTCTGTTggtgttgttttttgtttcttgggCTATGGTGTTCTCTGGCTTGCTATTACCCAGAGTGTTTCTGGCCTGCCCTATTGGGTGGTAAGTGatcatctttttcctttttctagtTGCTTAGTTGCATTTAAGTGGATTTGTTGAtcggagttttttttttctacactgCACAAAACATATAATCTTGATTGCCTGGGATTTAGAGCTTGATGGGTTTTCCAAATTTGATCACTGAAATTGCAGGGTGATATGACTGCTTAATATCTGTCTCTTTTCTAGTATTCTTTATCACtccctatttatttgtttgtttgttgtctttcttttatgGGCTGCCCATTTAAGATTGATTAACATGGATAGTTTTCCAGACAAATCTAGGGTTTTGCCTTTGTGTTTGATTGGAGTTTCTCGAGAATCATAACATGGGCTCCAGTTCCATGATTTTTGAAACCCATGataatttggtttaatttttgagCTTGAAAGGAGGCAGCCAttccatccaaaaaaaaaaaaaattgctgaaGCATAGGACTGCCCCATATTCTCCCTCTTAGATGACCGATTCTaatgtttcatttttcttctgaAATAGTGAGTGTGACCATCCTCTTTTTTCACCTATCTAAGTGGTGTGGGATTTTGGTAAATTCATTCATGATTATCGTtacaattttctttatattttatctagATGTTTGAGAAGAATGAGAAACTAGGAAATGTAGTTACCCAGATGAAATGGCAACAAATGCACTGTTCTATTTCCAGGGCATGTCTTACTCCACAGAAGGTATGGTTTCACAGATTTAGGCTAAATTGTAATCTCTCTACGTCTTCTTCCTTATTAAGGACTCGTACACTTCAGAGTCCACTAAATGCAGTGTCTTTAATTGCAAATCATCCACACATATTCCACAACACATACCATTTCTTCCTCAGAATTTTGAAGGAAaactaaaaagagaagaagattgCACATTTGTTACCCAACATTTGATTGGTTTTCTATTCAAGTACTCAACATTCAATCTCACCTTTCTGAGTTGCTTAacgttatttttttctaatgtggTACCTATGGTAAGTTTCATCACTTGAGTGATGACAATAAAGTGGGCTCAGATTGGAAAAAGAGAACACACATATCTAGcaccttttgttaaatttctaaTTCAGCACCCCATCTCAACTCTATCTATTTGAGTTTCTaagaggtttttttaaaaaaaacaaattgtcgTTCTTTGTAACCAATGCTAGAAAAAGGATGATAAGGAATACTACCTTGCCAAAAAAAATGGGttcgaattaaaaaaataataatcatcttCACATTTCTTAATCTAGACCCATTCGAGATAGCGGTCGTATCGTTACTTTTCTAAGTGTGTGTTTAGTTTTGTGGTTGCAGTTTAAAAGAGtaggttaaaaaaaactataaattatagctttttcttaattaagatTTCAAGAGAGAGTTTTCCAGAAATTATGCGTTCTTCCCTGGTGTCATACTTGAAGCttttacaattgtttttttccattaaattatCGAGTCATACTTGCAGTTTAAATTTTGGTCTTGGTATATTaggttcatgatttttttacttatagGCTTTGCTCGTCATTGCTATTTCAGATATGGGCTGCACTTGTTATCGCCACTAATAGCACTACATGGTTTGGCACAGCTGTGCTTGTAACCAACATGAGGAACTTCCCTTTCAATAGAGGCACTGTTTCAGGAATTCTCAAAGGTTATGGTGGGATTGCAGCTGCAGTATATACTTAGATATACAAACTGGTGCTTAAAGATTCGGATTCAAAGCTTCTGCTAATTCTTACACTTGGCATTCCCATTTTATGTTAAGCAATGAGCTTCTGGAGAAGACTCTTCAGAGCATGTCCATTTTGTTTTCAGTCAAGATGCAAGTGTTTTTGCTTGCCCTTTATCTTCTCATAACCACAATATTAAGTGATGTGGTTTCTCTAAGTGATAATGTTTCATGCATCTTAGTTTTGATAATGGCTATTGTTCTGATGTCCCCTCTTGCAATTCCGGTCAAAATGACAATTTTCCCTGCAAAACAGTAGAGACATGTCCCACCAACTGATTCTTCAGATCATTTGGTTCCAAACGAAGGTGAATCAACCCCAACTGGTTCTTTGTTGACACCATCATCGTCAGCTACTAATCTTGGAAGTTTTTTTGAGAATGAGGATGCTTTGGACGTGGACATGCTTCTTGCTGTGGGTGAGGGAGCAGTGGAGAAGAAAAGGGGGGCCAGGGGAGCTGAAGATTTCAAAATTCGTGAGGCTCTTATCAGGGCTGATTTCTGGCTTCTTTGGGTTGTGAACTTTCTTGGGGTTGGTGCTGGAGTTACTGTTCTCAATAATTTGGCTCAAATTGGTGTTGCATTTGGACTTGAAGACACAACAATATTGCTTACTCTCTTCAGCTTTTGCAATTTTGTTGGCCGTCTTGGCTCAGGTTCCATTTCAGAACACTTTGTAAGGTCAAGTCATTACCTTAACATAAAGTACTAGGTTAGAATGTGAGAGTCCCTATTTCTTTTGAAGAAGCACACGCTTGATATTATCATTAGGCATTCCTATCGTGATTTTTCCCTTAACAATTTAGCAATTCAATTTTCCTAAAAGTTCTTGATTTTTGCAATATGAGCACTTCATTCTGTTCCTAACTTGGTTggcttcgtaattttttttcttaatattcctGGTTTATGCTTTATGTTCCTACAGTTATCATATCAGATGGATTTTTAAACTATCTTTTTGGATGtggtttttctttcttgctaATAAGGGAATGACGGTGAATGTGATAAAATCTTGTTGCAGGTCAAAAATGATCCCTTGAACCTTGTGGATGGCGTTAGCACTAACAGTCATGCTCATAACCTTGTTTCCTTTTTCGTTGGCTCTTAATGGAATTGTTTATGCTGCAATTCCTCTTCTTGGCATCTGCTACGGGATTTTCTATGATATAATGGTGCCGCCTGCTTCTGAGCTTTTTGGCTTGAAacattttggtttgatttacaTGGGGCTAGGCAATCCTACTGGTGCGCTTCTTGTCTCAGGTTTGCTTGCTGGTTATGCATATGAATCATATGATGCTGAAGCTGCTAAGCAAGATAGCTCTGCTTGTGTTGGTCATGATTGCTTCGAGGTGACATTCCTGGTTCTAGCTGGTGTCTGTGGGTTGGGGACAATCTTGAGCATAATTTTAACAGTTAGAATTCGGCCAGTTTACCAACTACTTTATTCAGGGGGTTCTTTCCGTCTGCCTCAAACACCCGGCCATTGACCAGTGGAGATTACTATTATCGTCTAATGAAGTTGAGAGCTCCTTTTTCGCAGAGTCATGCTTCATTGTCGTAGTACTCTAGACAGTGGCCTACAGCGTCAGTATTTTGCTAGATGCTGCAATTACTAAGGTGCTATATTTTGTTTGTCATCGGCATCTCTATTGTAATCATACTTCCATTTTAGCAGATTAAGATAGCAGCAGAAGACATTTTGTTCAGTTTAGGCAGCTTTCAGTCCTGGCTGTTGGAGGAAGGCACATCCAAGTTGTATCACCTTTTGAGGAAGGTTATTGCAATGCTATGTCAACACAAATCAGGATTGTGTAGGGGAAATCATCTTGGAAttgtttcaacctttttttttcctatacaTCATTGTATTACATCATTGTGCAGGTGcctattatatatttatgtttcttaaaaaaaatttcttgaggTAGAAAGAGCAGTATCTGCGTTCAAGATCAGCTCCCTCTTCCTTGCTTTGCAGTTCTAATCTGCACGCGCTTCTCTATACACCTCTTTATTGCCAGCTGCTTTGATCTGTTGCCACTTCCACGAGGTAGTGATTAACGTAGCCAACTGAGTGTAAACATGAATTTACCGAAGGAAATCTAATGATATAGAAGAGTAAAATCGATCCACAAGAGTGAATCTTATCATATTCTTTACCAAAAGACAATATGGCTGGACTTGTTCCTGCACAGAATCTTCTTCACTACATGTCCTAAAACAATCAATCCAGTAACAGGCACTAAAGCTGCTAATGCTTTCCTATGCCTGCAAGCACGCAAGCAAGGGAGGCCATCTCATGCTAAAACAGACCCTGGTGCCAAATTGTGTCCCCGTCTCACCCACCCACCAGTAATGAAAACAAGATCAATATGTTACTACCAAACTAGACTCGAGACTCTATGGTGGAAGAGCACAAAAAAAGCCATCTCTCACCGCTTAAACTGAAATCAAAAAgggaaaaactaaagaaaacaaaaacaattcatgtTGGTTTCAAATTCTGGAACATGGCATCCCACCTGAACTCTTCAACACCAGTTGTCCAATACCCTTCGTCATCGTTCTCTAACTTCTCCTCTTTGTTGAGATCACAAATCACAGGACTTGAAAAACTATCAAGGGCTGGCGCAGAAGAAATCATGGGAGTGTTCGAAAAACTACCATTTGTAAGCAACAACCTGCTTTGTTTAGCCGTCATCAACTTCTTGTTCCTCTTCAACATGGCTCCTCTCCATCTGGTACCGTAACCAGGCCTTGGAACAAGAACAAGAGCCGACTCCTCGCGGTGAACCCATGTCCTTACGTACTTAGCTAGAGACCTCTTTGTTCTCTTGATTGCAACAAGAACCCTTGCCATGGCACGTGAGCTCGATCCCTTCTCCTTTCTTGCAAGCTTGAGGATCTCGAGCCTGTGTTTGGCTATAGAAACCCCCATGCTTTGAAGAAATTCATGGTTAAAGTAAgctatgtcttcttcttcaagcTCATTGTGAGCAAAGGCAAGGCCGTATTCATACACAAGAGAAGGCTCGAGGCCAGTTTTTGATAGCCACGAGAACCAATCCATAGCTTTTGTGTGCTTCAATGTTTTCGAGaagtgtgtgtgcgtgtgtataTAATGTAGTGGAGAGGCAATtgtaaaacaagaagaaaaggtgGAGTTGCTAGTAGACTTGGACTTTTCTTCAGGAgcttagcttttttatttttttattttataaattgttatgGTGATTGAATCTCGAGAGTGACTTAAAGAGAGAGATATTAAAGGGAGGTGGGGAGGGTTTCCATGGCTGTGTTCCCTCCAAATATGCGGCCAAATTGCCATCAAGCTCGCTAGGAGTGAAACCTAAGGATTCCATGTGGAGATGGTAATGCCTTCAATCACGGCATGGGAAAAGGCTAATGTGTAGGGACACCATAGCACTTGTCTTTGAGTGTGTGAAGTGTGGTTAAGGCCTAAGGGAGGAAAGTGGCAAGTGGGAGTGCATCTTCAAACACGGCAACTACTTGGGAAAAAGAAAGATGGGACTTCGATAGACTAAGAGCAATCAAATCCTCTTCATTGCTGCCAAGGGATTTGAACCAATCTCAATGATGGGAATTTCTGTAAGCAATCAACCAAATTCATCACCAATTTTAGTTAAACATCTAATCATGTAGACCTTGTTTCTTTTGAGTAATTTACATTTGTTGGATATTGTTGAATggtagatttatatttttaactataagaTGCATAGTAAAATAGCCTATtctctttataaaaatattgtggTTGCCAGAAAGGTGTTTTGGTTTTATCATTTTATCTGCACAATAAAATATCTCTTTACCCttggggttttgttttttatgccaTGGATTTGAGGtcaattttttgtaattttcctaTTAGATTATCTGTGAGGGGTAGTTttgtctttaattaattaaaagtgttttaaaaaaatctcgtCTATGTGTGTTGGGTATGCGTCGGTCATTCCGTCATCTTTGAACGACCCGTGCAGCTAATTCTAGTAATCAAAAACACCGTTCTAGGGTGTTTTTAGATTCATCTCGATGTCTCCTCCATGTCATAATGGCGCGTGTACAAAATCAAACTCTAGTTTGGCTCTAACgactattttgttttctttatttcctCTCTCCCTCGATGTTTAGGCCCTACCTTGCAATATTTCAAATCAGTCCCAcaacttctttgtttttatttagtccATAATCTTTTggttaatatttgaaataacttatgaaaattgaaatttatttcaatttcatctatatttgaattttttatttgttagatttggtacttattcttttaattactatttatatcacttgagataatttttataatttattttttttggtgatttcactctcaatcatttttttttcatatcaagttTTATCCTCGTTCATTTAAtggttttgtttctttgatttcctaaatttttttagtttggtatatttttatagtcaattctatattttaacattgagttgatttgaATTTAAACTTCTTCGTTAAGCCTGTGTTTGGAATTTCACGAgttgtaatttgaaaaattaactcaGCTTAAGAACATTCATtaaggatatttattttattggagattgggttttgtgtttttttaaatgctttctaagtccttttttttatttggttaggttactcgagtctttttattttttgttctttgttaaatatatttttttcaaaataaattttattcttgaattaaatagaattaattgattgaatataGAGGGATACTTACTTCATTGTGTTTTGTTCGGTTTGCTTTTCCAAGGCATTGCTCTAGTGAACCATATGACTCCTTTTAATGTTATCTTGCATCCTTTT is part of the Populus nigra chromosome 8, ddPopNigr1.1, whole genome shotgun sequence genome and harbors:
- the LOC133702062 gene encoding uncharacterized protein LOC133702062, with translation MDWFSWLSKTGLEPSLVYEYGLAFAHNELEEEDIAYFNHEFLQSMGVSIAKHRLEILKLARKEKGSSSRAMARVLVAIKRTKRSLAKYVRTWVHREESALVLVPRPGYGTRWRGAMLKRNKKLMTAKQSRLLLTNGSFSNTPMISSAPALDSFSSPVICDLNKEEKLENDDEGYWTTGVEEFRWDAMFQNLKPT
- the LOC133700743 gene encoding protein NUCLEAR FUSION DEFECTIVE 4-like; its protein translation is MSNLVVKGGSRPPWVGLAAALWVEIAAGNAYNFPLYSPALKSVMGLNQQQLTMLGVANDIGENVGLLPGMACNKFPPWAVLSVGVLACFLGYGVLWLVVSQTVKPLPYWLLWLALVIATNSNAWFGTAVVVTNMRNFPLSRGTVSGILKGCAGISAAVYTVVYSLVLKGSASNLLLFLTLVIPILCLAMMYFIRPCTPASGEDSSEHVHFLFTQAAVILLAIYLLVTAIIGTVVSLSDAVSYILVAIVVIFLISPLAIPVKMTIFPSRPRKNPPSDSSDHLVLGEGETTPTDPLLTPSSSATSLGSFYENDDASDVEILLAMGEGAVKKKRRPKRGEDFKIHEALIKADFWLLWVVYFLGVGSGVTILNNLAQIGAAFGLEDTTILLALFGFCNFVGRIGSGAVSEHFVRSRTIPRTLLMTCAHIIMAVTFIPFALALDGILYTATALLGISYGILYAVMVPTASELFGLRHFGLIYNVLLLGNPVGALLFSGILAGYVYDAETARQGSSTCLGPDCFKVTFLALAGFCGLGTVMSIILTVRIWPVYQMLYSGGSYHLPQNLGH